One window of Bacillus sp. THAF10 genomic DNA carries:
- the thiT gene encoding energy-coupled thiamine transporter ThiT, whose amino-acid sequence MKRTNTLFLAEVAIFGALAYLLDLLAGAFSLANGGSITISMVPIFIIAFRWGLKGGLLSGLLLGLLQIIIGKIIGVNIVQLLLDYIVAFVGLGLAGIFAKQVTNAAKAEQFKRLIVYVTLASFIGCLVRFLAHFTAGIIFFGHFAPEGQPVWLFSLLYNGSYMLPSFILSTIVTILLIRAVPRIFTMNKSFS is encoded by the coding sequence ATGAAACGAACAAACACTTTGTTTTTAGCTGAGGTTGCCATTTTTGGTGCTCTTGCTTATTTACTAGATTTATTGGCAGGAGCTTTTAGTTTAGCAAATGGTGGATCGATCACCATTTCCATGGTGCCAATTTTTATTATTGCATTTAGGTGGGGACTGAAAGGCGGTTTACTTTCTGGTTTACTACTTGGACTCCTTCAAATAATAATAGGGAAAATTATTGGTGTGAATATTGTGCAGTTGTTATTAGATTACATAGTCGCGTTTGTTGGTCTGGGGCTGGCTGGTATTTTTGCAAAACAAGTAACAAACGCTGCCAAGGCAGAACAGTTTAAAAGATTAATTGTGTATGTAACATTAGCTTCCTTTATCGGGTGCTTAGTCCGTTTTTTGGCCCACTTTACAGCTGGAATAATCTTTTTCGGACATTTTGCGCCAGAAGGACAGCCTGTATGGCTCTTTTCTCTACTATATAACGGAAGCTATATGTTACCAAGCTTCATCCTCTCTACAATTGTTACTATCCTATTAATAAGAGCTGTTCCACGAATTTTCACAATGAATAAATCTTTCTCTTGA